The Trinickia caryophylli genomic sequence AGAAGACGACAACGAAATCGAATCCTATTGCCGGTCGGCCGTCGCCATGTTCATCGCCGCGCACAGTGGCACCTCACCACATTAGCCGTGTGCGTCCAAAAACTTACGTTGGTGCCTATGTGGCGAGATTGTCCCTTCTGCACGTTCATCACCGTGGCCGTTGCCGCACACGTCAATTCACGGTCGTGCCCATCAGACCCTGCTCCGGACAACAAGCAGCTTCCGAAGGGCAGACGCTGAGTCCAACCAGCAATAGAACTGCGGCGGATGAAACTTAGGGAGTACTTTTCTCAGGTCTACGAGTGAAACCGGTCGTTCGATCGATTTCGGGTCTCGCACTCCCATCGCAAAGGCTTCTGTAACTCCATTGAAGTAGCTCATGAACTCTGAGCGAACCAAGCCTGATATGTCGCCACAATGCTTCCAGAGCGCGGCCGGCCCATCGGTCATGCACTGCCCCACAACAGCACAACCAACCACAGCCGCCACGGGACTTTTAACATATAGCCAAACGATGTCCCCTTCGCTGACATGCATCCGCCGACGTCTCAGTTCAACGCGTTTTTTCCCAGCAAGAATGTTTTCTGCGTGACGGCTTTCGAGCGATATGAGCAGATGCCCCCTTCCCCTCATTGCGTTCCTCTGCTCAAAATATTGAGCAACTGCTCCGATGTGAGTCGACGGCTCGTTTGTAGCTGATGGGCATCTCCACACCCTAGTTCTCTCAGATATGTAAGCGGAACGGGATGAGGCAGTCGCTGTAGATTGTCGAACGCAGTCACTGTCTTGACCTTTGCCCTTCCTATGCTCTCCAATCGATCTTTGTCCAAGACGGAAGGTATCAAGTCAGCTGCGGCGAGTGCCTCCTCGCTACGCCGATAGGAGCGAAGCACTCTCGCTATTGCAATCACCGCACCCGCGCCGTGGGCCTTGCCTGATTCGTAAAACAAAACCAGGTCACCACGCGTAAACACCCTCAGCGTTGCGGGCCCGCTGAGATAGTGGCGCTGGCTCAGCAACTGAGCCCTCGCCTGCGGTAACAGTGATGCCTGCGGAGACTGCATGAGCAGGTGTTCAGAAAATTTACGCTGCAGCGGGACCAGCACGGCGCCGCGTCCGGGCAGACATAGTAAAGCAGGTGCCAGATGCGTTTCAAGCGTGAAAAGTGAAATGTATGCCCGCTCACCGTCCGGCCTTGCAATGGGGATCTGCTGGTCCACGTGGCGGAACGCTGGGGCGTCGACCGGCAAGCCAATGCCACTCGCCGCCGATAACGACTGGGAGGTTGACGACCAGTTCGTTGCGGTGACGAGCCGCGTCACGACAACCTTCTGCAGTTCGTTTCCGCCTGCAGATGACCGCGTAAAACCGAGGGAAGCCGCAACCTCTCGAACCAAAGCCTGGCGTCGTGGGCAAAACAGTCGTATCCGCGCGAATTCCGACCTCGACGCCAGTCCCGTCAAGTGGTTGAGCATCAGCCTGCATGCGTCCTTCGCAGCAACTTTTGTTTCCAGAACAGCGACATGGGCATTGATGGGTCCGTCGTTGATAACTTGCGACCATGTGACATAGCCGACAAGACCCTGCTCATCTCTGACAAGTAAGCGCAGGCTCGTGCTACCGTCGCCTCCGACCGCTGCCCAATGCGTCGTTTGGTCTGCCGTTCCAACTTCAAGTCCAGTCAGCAGTTCCCTTATATCCGGCTCATCGTGCTTCGTGACCAAGCCAAGGGTCAAGACATGCTCTTCCGTTGATGTCCCAAAAAACTCAAGCGCCTGGTGATCAGACTGGCTGGCTTCAAACGCCGCAGGTGAGACGACCTCGATTCCATAGCGACGCCGGAGTTCTCGCGCGCAGCCAAGCACGCGAGCATCGCTTGTTACCAGTCCAGGTAGGCGATGATGGATCGCTGTGGCCAGGTGCCTGATATCTGAGACATCGTTGGCACTCAGGCTGCCGTCACGATCGCGTTCGGGGAAGACCAACTTGGCCAGTTCGGGGGAGAGCCGGTGCCAGTCTTCATCCGTAGCCATGGGAAAGCTGGGCAATGCTCTCGCCAACGCTTGCATCGGGTCGGTCTTGCCCTTGTCAGCCGTCCTCTTCAACTCGACTTCGATTTCTTCGCTAATTGCCAGTGAGCATGTCTGGCTTCGCTCCGCTCGAAATACCGCGATAGCCTGTTCGTGACGGGCCCGGCGGGGGCCGAGGTCGAATAGAACATTCAAGTCCAGGAGATACAATGGCTTTTCATGGTCACGCTGGAAGTCAAGCCCCAGCGGGTCCGCGGCGGTGATTCCGCTGGACTGAAACAGCTGGGGTGTTGCTAGTTCGTGAGCCCGCACCACGATGGTTCGCTGCCGGCGCGCACCACCTTGAGCAAGCTGTTGTGTATAGAATCCCTGCTGCTCCCAGAAACGGTTTGCAGTCTCAAGATCCTCGGCAACGCGCGCATTGATGGAGATGAATTGGAGCGTGGTAAGTTGGTCCTTCAAGGCATCGACCAACAATTTGCCCAACTTGAGCCTACGAAACGGCTCTGCGACAAAGATCTGGCGAACTTTCGCTTTGGGAAAGCGGACATCGAAAAGCAGATGACCACCGTAGACCTCCGCGTTGCTGTCTCTGACTAGCGCAACAAAGATCAAGTCCTTTCGCGCATAGTCCTCGAAAACGCGTGCAGCGAAGAATCCGAGCGCGTCCTTGGCGCTGTCAGCTGCGTTTACCACGTCTTGAAGATACGGACGGACGTCCTCAAAGGTGTTCAATATCCTGGTAGCCACCTTGGCGATCCTCATTGTTCTTTTCCCCGCTTCTTCTGATCGTTATCCCAACTACATTCGTACTTTCAACATTGCCGCCTCACTGTCACCTCAGTGATTTTCGCCACAATATCGAAAGCTTGCCATCTGACTTTCGCGGAATAGCAGTTTGCCGCCGTACAGTGTAAAACTGTTGGGCATCAGCGAATAGCCTCGCCGCTTATTGTCGCCACCAACGCTGCGCGGCAACGGGGTCGCGTCATCGGAGCGGCCACTGGACCGAGCACAGCCGACGTATTCATACTGTCGGGTAGCGAGGCGAAGGACGTCTTGACCGACGGGAACTGCGGGACTGCACACGGACTTTGTGTAGCGGAGGATGATGCCCGGGCACGCGTTGCCGAGCGGCTCTCAGGTGGGCCGCTCCCCGTACCAGCCGAGGAAACGGTCTTTCGCACGGGTGGCCGCGTTGTATTGCAGTCGACGTTTTTGATCGACGCTACCCCAACCGTCGCCGGCCAAAGCACAATGACGTTGTCCAACTTGCTGTTCTTGGCACCATAAACTTTCATCCCCTTCGGGTCGCCTTCGCCGCCACTTAGTGCTCGACGTCGACAGGCAAACTCTCGCTCGATCGCAAGCGCGGACCAACTTCGACAGGTCTTCGTTGAGTCGTGGTATCCGTCTCAGGATCCGTTTCGATCCACCCCTCAAGCATATCGGCCCATGCCTGCAGCATTGACCGCCTCTGCTCGGCATATTCAGCCTTGTTGTAGACGGCGCGTACCCCGCGCTGCTCGTGGGCCAGGCACTTTTCTATCCAGTCGCTGTTGAACCCCGCTTCATGCAATTGCGTACTGGCGGTTCGACGCAGGTCATGCACCGAGAAAGATTCGAAGTCCTCCTGCCCGCTCTCGCGAACGATCTTGACGGCGGCGTCGATCACGCGATTCAGGGTGGCGGCACTGATCGGCAGCTCCGTTTCGTAACGACCGGGATGCAGGTAGGAACTTGCGCCGAAGCACGTCTTGAAAGCGACCAGGATATCCAGGGCCCGCTGGCTCAGATACACGTTGTGTGGACGCCCGGCCTTCATCCGGTCTTTCGGAATTGTCCAGAGTGCTGCATTGAAGTCGACCTCTTCCCACGTCGCGAGGATAAATTCCGACTTGCGCACCATTGTGAGCAGCAGGAATCTGACGGCCAGACGGAGCGTTGGCAAGGTAGGTGTCCTTTCCAGCGCCTTGAAGAAGACGTGAATTTCGGCGGGCGCCAGCGCCCGGTCGCGAGGCTTGAACCGTGCGATGGCCGACGGCCGGATGGCTTCTGCCGGGTTGTCTACCTTCAGCCCCCTCGCCTGCACAAAACAGTAGATTTGCAGCACGATGTCGCGCGCCTGCACGGCGGGAGCAGCGGCCCCCCGTTCCTTGATCTTTTCGCACCTGGCCATCAGGCGCGACGGCGAGATCTCTTCAAGTTTCAGGCGACCGAATTCCGTCGCGAGATTCCGGTCGTAAACAGATTTCCTCATGGCACGCGTCGACTCTGCGAGGCTGGCTTCAGCGAAGTATTTCTCGGCCCACTTGCCAAATGTCAGAGCCTCAGCCGCTTCAACACGCTTCTCGACCTTGGACCTTGACGGACTGACGCCCTGTTCGACTTCCCGGCGAGCCCGTTCGAGAAGGAGTCTCGCTTCTGCAAGGCTGAGCGACATGCCGAAGCTCAGATCCTGCATCTCCCGTACTCCCCTTGCGGGGAGCCTGGGATCATAGCGGCCAATGACCAGCGTCTCGCGCCGGCCGTTGAGGCGATAGTCAAAGCGGAAGCTGATCACGCCGGACAGCGTGACCGCGACGTACAGGCCGCGCTGGTCGGCCACCTTGTAGATCCTGCCGGCGGGCTTGAGTGCCCGCAATTCGAGATCGGTAAGCATGCGATGCTCCGTGAACTGATACCGTTACCTGATACCGTCACGCCTCGTGACGGTATCGCGTTGGATCGTCCGCAGAGCAAAATGCTATACCGTCGGTAGTGCCCAGCTGTTATCGGTCCCCATTAGACCACGTTAGGCAATAAACCCTTGATTCTGTGGGGAAAAGCGGGAGGATTTCGATGTCTGCAGACTGCCGCAGAGCAGTCTGAATTACTCCCACTCGATCGTCGCCGGCGGCTTCCCAGAAATGTCATATACCACGCGATTGATCCCTCGCACCTCATTGATGATGCGATTGGACACACGCCCGAGCAGTTCATGCGGCAGATGCGCCCAATGCGCGGTCATGAAGTCGAGCGTCTGCACGGCCCGCAGCGCGACAACATACTCATACGTCCGCCCATCTCCCATCACGCCCACGCTCTTGACCGGCAGGAACACGGCAAAGGCCTGGCTGGTGAGGTCGTACCACGACTTGCCGCTGGCCTCATCGATGGTATTGCGCAGCGTCTCGATGAAAATCGCATCGGCACGGCGCAGCAAATCGGCGAAGTCGCGACGCACCTCCCCGAGGATCCGCACGCCGAGGCCCGGCCCCGGGAACGGGTGCCGATACACCATCTCGTAGGGTAGCCCGAGCTTCACGCCGAGCTCGCGCACTTCATCCTTGAACAGCTCGCGCAACGGCTCGAGCAGCTTCAGATTGAGCGTCTCGGGCAAGCCGCCGACGTTATGGTGACTCTTGATCGTATGCGCGGCCTTCTTGCCCTTGCCCGCCGATTCGATCACGTCGGGATAGATCGTGCCCTGCGCGAGCCACTTGGCATCCGAGAGCTTCCCGGCTTCCGTCTGGAACACTTCCACGAACTCGGCACCGATGATCTTGCGCTTCTGCTCGGGATCGGTCACACCGGAGAGCTTCGAAAGAAACGCTTCGCTCGCATCGACATGAATCACGCGCACGCCGAGGTGATCGGCGAACGTCGACATCACCTGCTCCGCCTCGTTCAAGCGCAGCAGCCCGTGATCGACGAACACGCACGTGAGCTGGTCGCCAATCGCGCGATGCAGGAGCGCCGCCGCCACGGACGAATCCACACCGCCCGACAGCCCCAGAATCACATGTTCGTTGCCAACCTGCGACCGAATCTTCTCGATGGCCTCGTCGATGTAGTGCCCCATTTCCCAATCGGCCTTCGCGCCGCAGATCTGCAGCACGAAACGCTCGAGCATCGCCCGCCCCTGCACCGTGTGCGTCACTTCCGGGTGCCACTGCAAGCCGTAGAAATGACGCGACTCGTCGGCCATCGCCGCGATCGGGCACGATTCCGTCGACGCCATCAGCTTGAAGCCCTCCGGCATCTCCGTGACCTTGTCGCCGTGACTCATCCACACTTTCAGCATGCCGTGCCCTTCCGGCGTGCTGAAATCCTCGATCCCTTCGAGCAGGCTCGTATGGTTGCGCGCGCGCACCTCCGCATAGCCGAATTCGCGCACGTGGCCGCCATCGACTTTGCCGCCCAACTGCTCGGCCATCGTCTGCATGCCGTAGCAGATGCCGAGCACCGGCACGCCCAGTTCGAACACGGCCTGGGGCGCGCGCGGGGTATCCGACTCAGTCACCGAATTCGGCCCGCCCGAGAGGATCACGCCCTTCGGCGCGAATTCGCGGATGAACGCGTCGTCTACGTCGTACGGATGAATCTCCGAATAGACATGCGCTTCGCGAATGCGGCGCGCGATCAGCTGGGTCACTTGCGAGCCGAAATCGAGGATCAGGATCTTGTCATGCATGGCAGGGGCACGAAACTCAAATGGTACGAATGGAAAACGAATGCGACGCACCGGCATGACCGGCGCCGCACGAAAACGTCGATAAATAAATTGCGCCGCGACGCCGGATACCGCGCACTTCCGGCACGCTGGCGCAATGGGCCGCCCCCGGCGCGCGCCGCACAGGCAACGCGCGGCGGCGGGGGCATCGGCACGTCAGTCGACGTGGTAGTTCGGCGCTTCCTTCGTGATCTGCACGTCATGCACGTGCGATTCACGCATGCCGGCCGACGTGATTTCGACGAATTGCGCCTTCTCGTGCATTTCCTCGATCGTGCTGCAACCGCAGTAGCCCATGCTTGCACGCACGCCGCCGATCAGTTGGAACAGGATTGCGTTGACCGAGCCCTTATACGCGACGCGCCCTTCGATACCTTCCGGCACGAGTTTGTCGATGTTCGCCGAGTTGTCCTGGAAGTACCGGTCGGCCGCGCCGTCCTTCATGGCGCCGACCGATCCCATGCCGCGATACGACTTGTACTGGCGACCCTGATAGAGGAACACGTCGCCGGGCGACTCTTCCGTGCCCGCGAACATGCTGCCCATCATCACCGCATCGGCCCCCGCCGCGAGCGCCTTCGACACGTCGCCCGAAAAGCGCACGCCGCCGTCCGCAATCACGGGCACGCCCGTTCCCTTCAGTGCTTCCGAAACATTGGCGATGGCTGTGATCTGCGGCACACCCACGCCCGCGACGATACGCGTCGTACAGATCGAACCAGGGCCGATACCCACCTTCACGCCGTCCGCACCGTATTCGATGAGCGCGCGCGCCGCGTCGGCCGTCGCGATGTTGCCGCCGATCACTTCCACGTGCGGGAAGCTCTTCTTCACCCAGCGCACGCGCTCGAGCACGCCCTTGCTGTGGCCATGCGCCGTATCGACGACGATGACGTCCACGCCCGCCGCCGCGAGCAGCGTCACGCGCTCCTCGTTGTCCGCGCCGACGCCGACGGCCGCACCCACGCGCAGCTTGCCGTGCTCATCCTTGCACGCTTCCGGATGCTCCGTCTGCTTCGTAATGTCCTTGACGGTCATGAGGCCGCGCAGGTCGAATGCGTCGTTCACGACCAGCACGCGCTCGAGCCGGTGGCTATGCATAAGCGCCTTCGCTTCGGCGAGCGGCGTGCCCTCCTTCACCGTCACAAGCCGCTCGCGCGGCGTCATGATGCTGCGTACGGGCTCGTCGAGCCGGGTTTCGAAGCGAAGATCGCGGTTCGTGACGATGCCGACGAGCCGGGTGCCTTCCACGACCGGAAAACCGGAGATGCCATGCTGTTGCGAAAGCGCGATCACGTCGCGCACTTTCATTTCGGGCGGCACCGTGATCGGATCGCGCACCACGCCTGACTCGAACCGCTTGACCTTCGCCACCTCACGAGCCTGCTCGACCGCAGTCAGATTCTTGTGGATGATGCCCACGCCGCCTTGCTGCGCCATGGCGATGGCAAGACGTGCTTCCGTAACCGTGTCCATCGCGGCGGACACGAGCGGCATGTTCAGGGCGATGGAGCGGGTCAGCTTGGTCTTGAGGCTGGTGTCGCGCGGCAGAACGTCGGAGAAGGCCGGGACGAGGAGCACATCATCGAACGTGAGTGCTTTCTGGATCAGACGCATGGCAAATCCTATAGGCGCAAAAGCGAATTATACGCGATACCTCCCTGCTTTTCACTGTCCGGACAGCAGGTTAGCGACTTTTCCACCCGGCGGCTCGCCCCCTTCTTTCGCTTTCCGGTTCGCCTGATGTTCGGTCGTTTTTCGTTTGCCCAACGCACCCCGATAAACGCAACGCACAAAATTGCGCCAGATCAACCGGGACGCCGGCCCTCGAAGCCCGCAACCGCAAGGCAGCCCCGAGCAAGGCGGCCCGGACGACCGTTCGTGGACGCGAGGTGGAAAGAGAGCGTGCCCGATCGAGCGAGATCGGCTCAGCGGGAATCCTTCGGGAGCCATTTGCGGCCCTCGATGGACCCCTCGCGGCGCGTCTTGTCCACGCGGCGCTGACGCGCCACCTTCGGATCGACGATGAGCGGGCGGTAGATTTCGACGCGATCGTGCTCGACAAGCGGCGTATCGAGCGTCTTCAGCTTGCCGTAAACGCCCACTTTCGCCACCGCAGCGTCGATTTCGGGGTGGCGTTCGGCGATGCGGCTGGCCTCGATGGCATCACGTACCGTCGCGCCCGCCGGCAGTTCCACGGCAATGAGCGTCTGGGCGCCGGGCAGCGCGTAGCAGACTTCGACGGAAATCCGCCCGCTCATGGCTTGCCGTAGCGCACGTCGGCGCGCTTCACGAACGATTCGACGAATGTGTTGGCAATGTGGTTGAACACGGGCCCGATGATTTTTTCGAGCAGGATGCTCGAAAACTCGTAATGGAGCGCAAACTCGATCTTGCAGGCATCGCTGCGCAGCGGCGTGAAGCGCCAGTAGCCCGTGAACTTGCGAAACGGCCCGTCGGCGAACTCCATGTCGATGCGCGTGGGCCGCTCGTGCGTGTTGTGCGTGGCGAAGTGCTGCTTGATGCCCTTGAAATTGATGTCGATGCGCGCTTCCATCCTGTGCTCGTCCCGGTGCCGAATCTCGACGCCCCCGCACCAGGGCAGGAAGTTCGGGTAATCGGCGACGTCCGTCACGAGATCGAACATCTGTTCCGCCGAGTGACGGATCAATACGGTTTTTTGAACATCGGCCATAAATGCACTGCTCGGCGAAAGGGAGCGAACATAGCGGCGTGGAGCAGCGCCGCTTTGCTAAAATTGCAATTTTAAACGAGTTGGACGCCCTCCATTCATGAGCATCATCGACAACAGAAAAGCCTTCTTCGACTACTTCATCGAAGAGCGCTACGAAGCAGGGCTCGTGCTCGAGGGATGGGAAGTCAAAGCCCTGCGCGCCGGACGTGGCCAGATCAAGGAAGGCTACGTCGTCATTCGCGACAGCGAGCTCTTTTTGATCGGCGCGCATATCAGCCCGCTGCCCGAAGCGTCCACGCACGTGACGCCCGACCCGATCCGCACGCGCAAGCTGCTGCTGCATGCCGACGAAATCAAGAAACTGATCGGCAAGGTCGAGCAGCGCGGCTATACGCTTGTGCCGCTCAACTTTCACTACAAGGGTGGGCGCGTCAAATGCGAGATCGGCCTCGCCAAGGGCAAGAAACTGCACGACAAGCGCGAGACCGAGAAAAAGCGGGATTGGGAGCGCGAAAAGGCGCGGCTCATGCGTACCGCCACCTGAGCCCGCGCCGGCTGCGCGTCAGCGCCCCGCCTCCGCCTGCGCGGTTTTGCCGCGGTTCACGATCGTCAGCGCCGACGAGATCATCGTGCTGAGATCGGACATATTGCCCGGTACGATCAGCGTATTGCCCGCCTTCGCGAGGTTCGCGAACGCGTTGACGTACTGTTCCGCCACCTTCAGATTCACGGCATCCATGCCGCCCGTCGACTGAATCGCGTTCGCGATCTTCTGGATGGCCTGCGCGTTGGCCTCCGCCACAGCGAGAATCGCCGCGGCCTCGCCCTGCGCCTGGTTGATAGCGGCCTGCCGCTCGCCCTCCGAGCGCTGAATCGCAGCCTCGCGCCCGCCTGCGGCGATATTGATCTGCTCCTGCTTGCGGCCTTCCGACGCGGCGATCAGTGCCCGCTTTTCGCGCTCGGCCGTGATCTGCGCCTGCATGGCGTGCAGGATTTCCTTCGGCGGCGTGAGATCCTTGATCTCGTAGCGCAGCACCTTCACGCCCCAGCTCGTGGCGGCTTCGTCGAGCGCGTCCACCACGCTGCGGTTGATCAGATCGCGCTCCTCGAACGTCTTGTCGAGCTCGAGCCGGCCGATGACCGAGCGCAGCGTCGTCTGCGACAGCTGCGTGATCGCCACCACGAAGTTGCTGGACCCGTAAGACGCCTTCATCGCATCGGTGACCTGGAAATACAGCACACCATCGACCTGCAACTGCGTGTTGTCACGCGTGATGCAGACCTGCGCCGGCACGTCGAGCGGAATTTCCTTGAGCACGTGCTTGTAGGCGACGCGGTCGACGAATGGCAGCACCATATTCAAGCCCGGCGCGAGCGTGGCGTGGTAGCGCCCGAAGCGCTCGACTACCCAGGCGTGCTGCTGCGGCACGATCTTGATGGTCTGCGCCGCAATGACGATGACGACGACCAGCAGCACGGCCCCGACGATGGTCATGTCCATTGTTCACTCCTTTGTTGTGGTGAGCGGATGATGTGGCTTGCCCGGCGGCGGGCGCTTTTCGACAACCACGAGACAACTGCCGCGCACAGCCGCAATCTCGTAGACGCGGGCATCGGCGCGTTCTCCTGGCGCGAGCTCGACGTCCCATTGCGCTCCGCGATATGGCACGCGCGCATAGCCGCCCTGCCAGACCGGCACCTCGACGATGGCACCGATATCCGGATTGACGTCGGGATTCGATGCGGCGTCGCGACGCTGCCGGCGGCGGCCAGGCTTCGAGCGGCGCAGCATGATCACGGCCGCAAGCGCCACGAGCGCGGCGCAGACGAATTGGAGGCCGGCATCGGCGCCTGCCAGACGCGCGAGCGCACCGGCCACGAAGCCGAGCGCAACCATGAGCAGATAGAAAGTGCCCGTGAGCAGTTCGGCGACGATCAATAGCCCCGCGCCGATCCACCACAAATATTCGTTCGGGCTCATCGTTGGTCTCCCGGTATCTGAGTGCAAGCCGCCCGCCCAAGTAAAAACGCCCCGGTGCGAGCACCGGGGCGTTATAGCATGAAGCATTGCACCGTAGGCGGTGCGGCGCTTTATTTCGCCGCTGCCTTGGCGAGCGCCTGCCAGGTCTCGATGATCGTATCGGGATTCAGCGAAATCGAAGCAATACCCTCGTCACTGAGCCATTGCGCGAAGTCGGGGTGATCCGATGGGCCCTGGCCGCAGATACCGACGTACTTGCCGAGACGACGGCACGTTTCGATCGCGCGCTTGAGCAGGAACTTCACCGCTTCGTCGCGCTCGTCGAAATCGGCCGCGAGCAGTTCCATGCCCGAATCGCGATCGAGGCCGAGCGTGAGCTGCGTGAGGTCGTTCGAGCCGATCGAGAAGCCGTCGAAGTACTCGAGGAACTGCTCGGCCAGAATCGCGTTCGACGGAATCTCGCACATCATCACGAGGCGCAGGCCATTTTCGCCGCGCTTCAGTCCGAAGTTCGCGAGCATACCCACCACGCGCTCGGCCTGCTTGAGCGTACGCACGAACGGCACCATGATCTCGACGTTCGTCAGCCCCATGTCCTCGCGCACGCGCTTGAGCGCGAGACACTCCATCTCGAACGCCTGGGCGAAGTCCTGCGCGATGTAGCGCGAGGCGCCGCGGAAGCCGAGCATCGGATTTTCCTCGTCCGGCTCGTAACGCGAGCCGCCGATCAGCTTCTTGTACTCGTTCGACTTGAAGTCGGAAAGACGCACGATGACGGGACGCGGATAGAACGCGGCCGCGATTGTGGCAATACCCTCGGTCAGCTTGTCGACGTAGAACGCCCGCGGCGAGGCATGGCCACGCGCGACGCTCTCCACGGCTTTTTTGAGATCGGTGTCGACATTCGGGTACTCGAGAATCGCCTTCGGGTGGACGCCGATGTTGTTGTTGATGATGAACTCGAGCCGCGCGAGACCCACGCCTGCGTTCGGCAATTGCGCGAAATCGAACGCCAGCTGCGGATTGCCGACGTTCATCATGATCTTGACCGGGATCTCGGGCAGCTCACCACGCTCGATCTCGGTAACTTCGGTCTCGAGCAGGCCGTCGTAAATCTTGCCTTCGTCGCCTTCGGCGCACGAAACGGTCACGAGCGTGCCGTCCTTCAGCACGTCGGTGGCATCGCCACAGCCGACCACCGCCGGCACGCCGAGCTCGCGCGCAATGATCGCCGCGTGGCAGGTACGCCCGCCGCGATTCGTGACGATTGCCGAAGCACGCTTCATCACCGGCTCCCAGTTCGGGTCGGTCATGTCGGCAACGAGCACGTCGCCGGGTTGCACGCGCTCCATCTCGGCCGGATCGTGAATCACGCGCACCGGGCCCGCACCGATCTTCTGACCAATGGCCCGGCCCGTGGCCAGGACGGTCGACTGGCCCTTGAGCTTGAAGCGCTGCTCGATCTTGCCCATGTTCTGGCTCTTCACCGTTTCAGGACGCGCCTGGAGGATGAAGATCTTGCCGTCGCGGCCGTCCTTGCCCCACTCGATATCCATCGGGCGCTTGTAATGCTGCTCGATGATCACCGCGTACCTGGCAAGCTCGATCACGTCCTCATCGGTGATCGAGAAGCGGTTGCGCTGCTCGTGCGCCACGTCCACGGTCTTCACGCGGCCCGGCTCGCCCGGCTTCGTGAACTCCATTTTGATCAGCTTCGAGCCGATCGAGCGGCGAATGATCGGGTACTTGCCCTGCGCGAGCGTCGTCTTGAAAACGTAGAACTCGTCCGGATTCACCGCGCCTTGCACGACGGTTTCGCCCAGGCCATAGCTCGAGGTGATGAAGACGGCGTCCTTGAAGCCCGACTCGGTGTCGAGCGTGAACATGACGCCGGCTGCGCCCACGTCGGAGCGGACCATGCGCTGCACGCCGGCCGACAACGCCACTTCGGCGTGCGTGAAACCCTTGTGGACGCGATACGAGATAGCGCGGTCGTTATAGAGCGACGCGAACACGTGCTTCATGCGATCGAGCACGTCCTCGATGCCAACCACGTTCAGATAGGACTCCTGCTGCCCCGCGAACGAGGCATCGGGCAAGTCCTCGGCCGTAGCCGACGAACGCACGGCGAACGAGAGCTCCTCGGGCGAGCTCTTTTGCAGTACCTCGAACTGCTCGCGGATCCCGGCTTCGAGACGCGGCTGCAGCGGCGCATCGACGATCCACTGACGGATCTCGGCGCCGGCCGCAGCCAACGCCTTCACGTCGTCGATATCGAGCGACTCGAGGCGAGCGGCAATGCGCTCGGTCAGATCGTTGTGCTTCAGGAAGTCGCGAAAGGCGAGCGCCGTCGTGGCGAAGCCAGTGGGCACGCGCACGCCGGCCTCGGCCAGCTGGCTGATCATCTCGCCGA encodes the following:
- a CDS encoding type II toxin-antitoxin system RatA family toxin — its product is MADVQKTVLIRHSAEQMFDLVTDVADYPNFLPWCGGVEIRHRDEHRMEARIDINFKGIKQHFATHNTHERPTRIDMEFADGPFRKFTGYWRFTPLRSDACKIEFALHYEFSSILLEKIIGPVFNHIANTFVESFVKRADVRYGKP
- the smpB gene encoding SsrA-binding protein SmpB, with translation MSIIDNRKAFFDYFIEERYEAGLVLEGWEVKALRAGRGQIKEGYVVIRDSELFLIGAHISPLPEASTHVTPDPIRTRKLLLHADEIKKLIGKVEQRGYTLVPLNFHYKGGRVKCEIGLAKGKKLHDKRETEKKRDWEREKARLMRTAT
- a CDS encoding SPFH domain-containing protein, which encodes MDMTIVGAVLLVVVIVIAAQTIKIVPQQHAWVVERFGRYHATLAPGLNMVLPFVDRVAYKHVLKEIPLDVPAQVCITRDNTQLQVDGVLYFQVTDAMKASYGSSNFVVAITQLSQTTLRSVIGRLELDKTFEERDLINRSVVDALDEAATSWGVKVLRYEIKDLTPPKEILHAMQAQITAEREKRALIAASEGRKQEQINIAAGGREAAIQRSEGERQAAINQAQGEAAAILAVAEANAQAIQKIANAIQSTGGMDAVNLKVAEQYVNAFANLAKAGNTLIVPGNMSDLSTMISSALTIVNRGKTAQAEAGR
- a CDS encoding NfeD family protein yields the protein MSPNEYLWWIGAGLLIVAELLTGTFYLLMVALGFVAGALARLAGADAGLQFVCAALVALAAVIMLRRSKPGRRRQRRDAASNPDVNPDIGAIVEVPVWQGGYARVPYRGAQWDVELAPGERADARVYEIAAVRGSCLVVVEKRPPPGKPHHPLTTTKE
- the ppsA gene encoding phosphoenolpyruvate synthase, producing the protein MTNAANVAKDQAYVVPFEQLRMTDVEIVGGKNASLGEMISQLAEAGVRVPTGFATTALAFRDFLKHNDLTERIAARLESLDIDDVKALAAAGAEIRQWIVDAPLQPRLEAGIREQFEVLQKSSPEELSFAVRSSATAEDLPDASFAGQQESYLNVVGIEDVLDRMKHVFASLYNDRAISYRVHKGFTHAEVALSAGVQRMVRSDVGAAGVMFTLDTESGFKDAVFITSSYGLGETVVQGAVNPDEFYVFKTTLAQGKYPIIRRSIGSKLIKMEFTKPGEPGRVKTVDVAHEQRNRFSITDEDVIELARYAVIIEQHYKRPMDIEWGKDGRDGKIFILQARPETVKSQNMGKIEQRFKLKGQSTVLATGRAIGQKIGAGPVRVIHDPAEMERVQPGDVLVADMTDPNWEPVMKRASAIVTNRGGRTCHAAIIARELGVPAVVGCGDATDVLKDGTLVTVSCAEGDEGKIYDGLLETEVTEIERGELPEIPVKIMMNVGNPQLAFDFAQLPNAGVGLARLEFIINNNIGVHPKAILEYPNVDTDLKKAVESVARGHASPRAFYVDKLTEGIATIAAAFYPRPVIVRLSDFKSNEYKKLIGGSRYEPDEENPMLGFRGASRYIAQDFAQAFEMECLALKRVREDMGLTNVEIMVPFVRTLKQAERVVGMLANFGLKRGENGLRLVMMCEIPSNAILAEQFLEYFDGFSIGSNDLTQLTLGLDRDSGMELLAADFDERDEAVKFLLKRAIETCRRLGKYVGICGQGPSDHPDFAQWLSDEGIASISLNPDTIIETWQALAKAAAK